In Desulfuromonas acetoxidans DSM 684, one genomic interval encodes:
- a CDS encoding helix-hairpin-helix domain-containing protein, producing MTTPILNVRGIGPATAALLAENGITSAEQLAAQKVGSLAAVKGFSEARSRRVIADAQALFAAVSTETETKTSDVPDQDTAKKKKNKNQSSAKKKATKKPAKKVDKKKGKKKKKGKKAKKKK from the coding sequence ATGACGACCCCGATCCTCAATGTCCGTGGTATCGGCCCGGCCACCGCAGCCCTTCTCGCCGAAAACGGTATCACCAGCGCTGAACAACTCGCTGCACAAAAAGTCGGTAGTTTGGCCGCGGTGAAAGGATTCAGCGAAGCGCGTTCACGCCGCGTAATTGCCGATGCCCAGGCATTATTTGCTGCTGTCAGCACAGAAACTGAAACAAAAACATCGGACGTTCCAGACCAAGACACGGCCAAGAAAAAGAAGAACAAGAACCAGAGTTCCGCGAAGAAAAAAGCAACTAAAAAGCCGGCGAAAAAGGTCGACAAAAAAAAGGGGAAGAAGAAGAAAAAAGGGAAGAAAGCAAAGAAGAAAAAGTAA
- a CDS encoding ParA family protein: MKTVACYSIKGGVGKTASAVNFSYWSAHQGHRTLLIDLDAQGASSFYFRVRNPSKKNWAKRFFKTYEQLLDQIKQSDFNQLDILPAHHSFRHFDTLLAEHGGKTNRLRKVLKGLAVHYDVVIFDCPPSISLLAENIFAAADLISVPMIPTTLSQRTFGQLLDFFDQQGYSQDRIRPFFTLADGRKQLHRDTAATLRKAYPLFLEQAIPHSTYVEKMGLHQAPIDLFAHNSQANRCYQALWQEIASALNLNHPSS; this comes from the coding sequence ATGAAGACCGTCGCCTGTTACAGCATTAAGGGTGGAGTGGGTAAAACCGCTTCAGCCGTAAACTTTTCCTACTGGTCGGCCCACCAGGGCCATCGCACCCTGCTGATTGACCTTGATGCCCAGGGGGCTTCGTCATTTTATTTCCGGGTGCGTAACCCATCGAAAAAGAACTGGGCCAAGCGCTTCTTCAAGACCTATGAACAGTTGCTCGACCAAATCAAGCAGAGCGATTTCAACCAGCTCGACATTCTGCCGGCCCATCACTCGTTTCGTCATTTTGATACCCTGCTAGCTGAGCATGGCGGTAAAACCAACCGCCTGCGTAAAGTCCTTAAGGGGCTGGCGGTGCATTATGATGTGGTCATTTTCGACTGCCCGCCGAGTATCAGCCTGTTGGCGGAAAACATCTTTGCCGCAGCCGACCTGATCAGCGTACCGATGATCCCCACCACCCTGTCACAGCGCACGTTTGGGCAATTGCTTGATTTTTTTGACCAACAGGGGTATTCACAAGATCGGATACGCCCTTTTTTCACGTTGGCCGACGGCCGCAAACAACTGCATCGCGACACGGCGGCAACATTGCGTAAGGCGTATCCGCTGTTTCTCGAACAGGCCATACCACACTCCACCTACGTGGAAAAAATGGGCCTCCACCAGGCGCCCATTGATCTGTTTGCCCACAACAGCCAGGCTAACCGATGCTACCAGGCCTTATGGCAGGAGATTGCCTCGGCACTCAACCTGAACCACCCCTCCTCTTGA
- the hemL gene encoding glutamate-1-semialdehyde 2,1-aminomutase yields MKHDCSHDYFAKAKEVIPGGVNSPVRAFKSVGCDPLFIERAEGSRIYDADHQSYIDYVGSWGPMILGHCHPEVVRAIQDAAVNGASFGAPTYKEIELAEMVCEAYPNIEKVRMVSSGTEATMSAIRLARGCTGRDKILKFDGCYHGHADSLLVKAGSGAATFGVPTSPGIPADFAKYTLTATYNDLDEVKSMVAANKNEIACIILEPIAGNMGCVPPQPGFLEGLRELCTAEGIVLIIDEVMTGFRVAFGGAQERFNVRGDLVCLGKIIGGGLPVGAFGGKKELMDQLSPEGGIYQAGTLSGNPLAMSAGIATLKLLKQEGFYEQIEEKSAYLEAGLRQAASKSAIPTCLQRVGGMFCTYFCEGPVNNFSDASKSDTEAFSRYFRTMLDSGINMAPSQFEAGFMSVAHTKQDLDQTIEAAEKAFALL; encoded by the coding sequence ATGAAACATGATTGTTCGCACGATTATTTTGCCAAGGCTAAAGAGGTTATCCCCGGCGGAGTTAACAGTCCGGTCCGCGCATTTAAATCGGTCGGCTGCGATCCGTTGTTTATCGAACGCGCCGAAGGTAGCCGCATCTATGATGCCGATCACCAAAGCTATATCGACTATGTCGGTTCCTGGGGGCCGATGATTCTCGGCCATTGCCACCCCGAGGTGGTTCGTGCGATTCAGGATGCCGCCGTCAACGGCGCCTCCTTTGGTGCTCCCACCTATAAAGAAATTGAACTGGCCGAAATGGTCTGCGAGGCCTATCCCAACATCGAAAAAGTGCGCATGGTGTCCTCGGGGACCGAAGCAACCATGAGCGCCATCCGTCTGGCCCGTGGCTGCACCGGTCGTGACAAGATCCTCAAATTTGATGGCTGCTACCACGGTCATGCCGATTCTCTGCTGGTCAAAGCCGGCAGTGGCGCGGCAACCTTCGGCGTACCCACCTCACCGGGCATCCCGGCAGACTTTGCCAAATACACCCTCACCGCCACCTACAATGATCTCGACGAGGTCAAGAGCATGGTCGCGGCCAACAAAAATGAGATCGCCTGCATCATCCTCGAACCCATCGCCGGCAACATGGGCTGTGTCCCGCCGCAGCCGGGCTTCCTCGAAGGATTACGCGAGCTGTGTACGGCCGAAGGGATCGTGCTGATCATTGACGAAGTCATGACTGGCTTCCGCGTCGCGTTTGGCGGCGCGCAGGAACGCTTCAATGTGCGCGGCGACCTGGTCTGCCTGGGTAAAATCATCGGCGGTGGTCTACCGGTGGGCGCTTTCGGCGGCAAGAAGGAACTGATGGACCAGCTCTCTCCCGAAGGCGGCATCTACCAAGCCGGTACCCTGTCCGGCAACCCTCTGGCCATGAGCGCCGGCATTGCCACCCTGAAGCTGCTCAAGCAGGAAGGGTTTTACGAGCAGATTGAAGAAAAAAGTGCTTACCTCGAAGCGGGACTGCGTCAGGCGGCAAGTAAGAGTGCCATTCCGACCTGCCTGCAACGGGTCGGCGGCATGTTCTGCACCTACTTCTGTGAAGGACCGGTCAACAACTTCAGTGATGCCAGCAAAAGTGACACCGAGGCGTTTAGCCGCTACTTCCGCACCATGCTCGACAGCGGCATCAACATGGCGCCCTCTCAGTTTGAAGCGGGCTTCATGAGCGTTGCCCACACCAAGCAGGACCTCGATCAGACCATTGAAGCGGCGGAAAAAGCGTTCGCCCTGCTTTAG
- a CDS encoding HEAT repeat domain-containing protein — protein sequence MEQQRREALVPLLQDPHEQVRQAATEALAQLDQRGHADQLLEHLARGSSQQKISALFGLEAVESDAVRTAVCGALKDDEADVRAVAVQVVGRKRYPAALNDLVNCLQDRHPAVAVYAAQALAHYKDARLVPYFETIYRRGDEELQCACLKALGEMGFAAAEACLLEALSSGSATVRAAAATALGQLVD from the coding sequence ATGGAACAACAGCGGCGTGAAGCGTTAGTCCCTTTACTACAGGACCCGCACGAGCAGGTGAGGCAGGCGGCGACAGAGGCCTTGGCGCAGTTGGATCAGCGCGGCCATGCCGACCAGTTGCTCGAGCATCTGGCCCGTGGTTCGTCACAACAGAAAATTTCCGCCTTGTTCGGCCTGGAGGCGGTGGAGAGTGATGCAGTCAGAACCGCTGTGTGCGGGGCTCTTAAAGATGATGAGGCGGATGTCCGTGCGGTGGCGGTTCAGGTGGTGGGGCGCAAACGTTACCCGGCGGCGCTGAACGATTTGGTCAATTGTCTGCAAGATCGCCATCCGGCGGTTGCCGTGTATGCGGCCCAGGCGTTGGCGCATTATAAAGATGCGCGGCTGGTCCCCTATTTTGAAACCATCTATCGGCGCGGTGATGAAGAGTTGCAGTGCGCCTGTCTCAAAGCGTTGGGCGAGATGGGTTTTGCTGCGGCTGAAGCGTGCCTGCTTGAAGCCTTGAGCAGTGGTTCTGCTACGGTACGAGCTGCGGCGGCAACGGCTCTGGGGCAGCTCGTCGATTAA
- a CDS encoding glycosyltransferase: MAQIDLHVHSKYSNHPSEWFLQRLGASESYTEPETIYKLARQRGMDFVTITDHNRIKASLELVEKYPQHCFSGVEATAYFPEDKCKIHVLIYGLDRDQFSKIQKKRKNIYKLRDYLRQEDLACVVAHATYAVNNRLTLDHLEKLIVLFNNFEGRNGSRSVLNNDILSQVLQGLTPDDVERLAQKHDLEPWGRTPWLKGLTGGSDDHAGLFIGKTSTRVEARTPQEFLDQLKRGATEPCGRQNDFQGLTFAIYKIAFDFSQHNSTAFAQSTLSDLTRYLFSDKKLSFKDRLRLNKMKSKKNNQVYQNLVQLIETSRTLQQDDIDSRLDLLYDCIANISDQYFRSLLGSLNTNITEMDIIRIIQGLSSSIPGIFLSVPFFSSFRHMFGDRQLINEFNASLGKQVTRNSKRILWLTDTLTDLNGVSMTLQTIGHLAEEKGFAIRIMTSLTDEQKQSGLPQSTLIVPPLYSTALPHYEDITVNVPSVLRMLKMVYDYNPDELYISTPGPVGLLGLLIGRMLGTEVKGIYHTDFTVESQSIIDEPAICDMIEQYSKWFFNQFDTLLVPTSEYMHLLKERGYRHRHMALFRRGLRTEHFCPMERPSPELSRRRRLLYVGRVSKDKNLDFLLEVYRKVRQRHPDICMSIAGAGPYLGEMKLACRDLPEVAFLGRVAYDELPSVYNSHDLFVFPSLSDTFGMVVLEAQACGVPALVADIGGPKEIVVDGETGYVLSSESIDGWVDRLDGLLSDLEGDRSDYQRLSQAARQRVEQRFSWDSILLDMTRPTDTPLPRLSRHRHQPGLGGLLKLASNMMVHSYD; the protein is encoded by the coding sequence ATGGCACAGATCGATTTACACGTCCACTCGAAGTATTCCAACCACCCTTCCGAATGGTTTCTGCAACGTCTCGGTGCCTCCGAATCCTACACCGAACCGGAGACCATCTACAAACTGGCCCGTCAACGCGGCATGGATTTCGTCACCATCACCGACCACAATCGCATCAAGGCATCGCTGGAGCTGGTGGAAAAATATCCGCAGCATTGTTTCAGTGGAGTGGAGGCCACGGCTTATTTTCCCGAGGACAAGTGCAAAATTCACGTGCTGATATACGGGTTGGATCGCGACCAGTTCAGCAAGATTCAGAAGAAACGGAAAAACATTTACAAATTGCGCGACTATCTGCGCCAGGAAGATCTGGCCTGCGTTGTTGCGCACGCCACCTACGCGGTCAACAATCGCCTGACCCTTGATCATCTGGAAAAACTGATCGTGTTGTTCAACAATTTTGAAGGACGCAACGGCAGCCGCAGCGTCCTCAATAACGATATTCTCTCCCAGGTATTGCAGGGCCTGACTCCGGACGATGTGGAACGCCTGGCGCAAAAGCACGATCTCGAACCCTGGGGGCGCACGCCGTGGCTGAAAGGGCTGACCGGAGGCTCTGATGACCACGCCGGGCTGTTTATCGGCAAGACTTCGACCCGCGTTGAAGCACGCACGCCTCAGGAGTTTCTCGATCAGCTCAAACGCGGTGCCACGGAGCCATGCGGACGCCAGAACGATTTTCAGGGGCTGACTTTTGCCATCTACAAAATCGCCTTCGATTTTTCCCAGCACAACAGCACCGCCTTTGCCCAGTCAACCCTCAGCGATCTGACCCGCTATCTGTTCAGCGATAAAAAGCTCAGCTTCAAGGATCGACTGCGTTTGAACAAGATGAAGTCGAAAAAGAACAATCAGGTCTATCAGAACTTGGTGCAGCTCATCGAGACCAGTCGCACGCTACAGCAAGATGATATTGATTCGCGCCTTGATCTGCTCTACGACTGCATTGCCAATATTTCCGACCAGTATTTCCGCTCGCTGCTGGGCTCGCTGAACACCAATATTACCGAGATGGATATCATCCGCATCATTCAGGGGTTGTCGTCGTCGATTCCGGGGATTTTCCTGTCCGTGCCGTTTTTTTCCTCGTTCCGGCACATGTTTGGCGATCGTCAGTTGATCAATGAATTTAATGCCAGCCTCGGCAAGCAAGTCACCCGCAACTCCAAGCGCATCCTGTGGCTGACCGATACGCTGACCGATCTCAACGGCGTCTCCATGACCTTGCAGACCATTGGTCATCTGGCCGAAGAAAAAGGGTTTGCCATCCGGATTATGACCAGTCTGACCGATGAACAAAAACAGTCAGGACTGCCGCAGTCGACACTGATTGTGCCGCCGCTCTATTCAACGGCCTTGCCCCATTACGAGGACATTACCGTCAATGTGCCGTCGGTGCTGCGTATGCTGAAGATGGTCTACGATTACAATCCCGATGAGCTGTACATCTCGACCCCAGGACCGGTGGGGCTGCTCGGTTTGTTGATCGGTCGCATGCTCGGTACCGAAGTCAAAGGGATTTATCATACCGACTTTACTGTGGAGTCGCAGTCGATCATCGATGAACCGGCAATCTGCGACATGATCGAACAGTACAGCAAATGGTTTTTCAACCAGTTTGACACTCTGCTGGTGCCGACCAGCGAGTACATGCATCTGCTCAAGGAGCGTGGTTACCGTCATCGCCATATGGCCCTGTTTCGGCGTGGGCTGCGTACTGAGCACTTTTGCCCGATGGAGCGTCCTTCTCCGGAGCTGTCGAGACGACGACGCTTGCTCTATGTTGGTCGGGTGTCCAAAGATAAAAATCTCGATTTTCTGCTCGAGGTGTATCGCAAAGTGCGCCAACGGCATCCCGACATCTGCATGAGTATTGCCGGCGCCGGTCCCTATCTGGGCGAGATGAAACTGGCCTGTCGTGACCTGCCCGAGGTGGCGTTTCTCGGTCGGGTCGCTTATGACGAACTGCCGTCGGTGTATAACAGCCATGACCTGTTTGTTTTTCCCAGCCTCAGCGACACCTTTGGCATGGTGGTTCTTGAAGCCCAGGCCTGCGGTGTGCCGGCTCTGGTCGCCGATATCGGAGGACCCAAGGAAATTGTCGTCGATGGTGAAACCGGCTATGTGCTTTCCTCCGAATCCATTGATGGTTGGGTTGATCGGCTTGACGGTCTGCTGTCGGATCTGGAAGGGGATCGCAGTGACTATCAGCGCTTGTCGCAGGCGGCTCGGCAACGGGTTGAGCAGCGTTTTAGCTGGGACAGCATTTTGTTGGACATGACCCGCCCTACGGATACCCCCTTGCCGCGTTTGTCGCGGCATCGTCATCAACCCGGTCTCGGTGGACTGCTGAAACTGGCCTCCAACATGATGGTACACTCTTATGACTGA
- a CDS encoding HD-GYP domain-containing protein, giving the protein MFHDELSQFLQSLNGILNGLKLYPPQHPANNRFHDNLWQAVQQVFEDTKSLKIGIVDDTLYIGDHLFADNPPPAQGLLKLLQAHQIYGLEIFPEVAENELQTFVEMLYAGQLNGELFDHQLDQVGIYAIRYANAGEGKEGSPARKVYDHAVKTLSSLCDDIQLGRIPPTGPVVTTVDKMARQMVKTPYAMLALSMLKDYDDYTFSHSVNVSVIALTLGCACQLDNDTLQILGVGSLLHDLGKLKIAPNIIRKPGKLSSQEYEIIKKHPELGAEIASQMSDIDPRIISMILGHHIGYDRNGYPQGRISEPVSPLVDMTTIADTFDAITTLRAYRRPSSPLQAVAIMDNLSGGHLHPDYMEQFRLALGKFPVGSLVRLVSNEIGLIVDMDALNLDKSTIRIIRDHQGNEVETPYDLQLEKSNEAIAGEVDPLRLNIDITTLM; this is encoded by the coding sequence ATGTTTCACGATGAACTGAGCCAGTTTCTCCAGTCCCTCAACGGCATTCTCAACGGCTTGAAACTGTACCCACCCCAACATCCGGCCAACAACCGCTTCCACGACAACCTGTGGCAGGCTGTGCAACAGGTGTTTGAAGACACCAAAAGCTTAAAAATCGGCATTGTCGATGACACCCTGTACATCGGAGATCACCTGTTTGCCGACAATCCGCCGCCAGCCCAGGGCTTGCTTAAATTGTTGCAGGCACATCAGATCTACGGATTGGAAATTTTCCCTGAAGTGGCGGAAAACGAATTGCAGACCTTTGTCGAGATGCTTTACGCCGGTCAACTCAATGGTGAACTGTTTGATCATCAACTTGATCAGGTTGGTATTTACGCCATCCGTTACGCCAATGCGGGAGAGGGCAAAGAGGGCAGTCCGGCACGCAAGGTGTATGACCATGCGGTGAAAACGCTGTCGTCACTGTGTGATGATATTCAACTTGGCCGTATTCCACCAACCGGTCCGGTGGTGACGACGGTGGATAAAATGGCGCGGCAGATGGTTAAAACCCCCTATGCCATGCTGGCCCTGAGCATGCTCAAAGATTACGATGATTACACATTCAGTCACTCGGTTAATGTGTCTGTCATCGCCCTGACTCTGGGATGCGCCTGTCAACTGGATAACGATACCCTGCAAATCCTCGGTGTTGGCAGTCTGCTCCACGATCTGGGAAAATTGAAGATTGCCCCGAACATCATCAGAAAACCGGGCAAACTGTCGTCACAGGAATACGAAATCATCAAAAAGCATCCGGAGCTCGGCGCTGAAATCGCTTCACAGATGAGCGATATCGATCCGCGAATCATCAGTATGATTCTCGGTCATCATATCGGCTACGATCGCAACGGTTACCCTCAGGGCAGGATCAGCGAACCCGTGTCACCGTTGGTGGACATGACCACCATTGCCGACACCTTTGACGCGATCACCACGTTACGCGCCTACCGCCGCCCCAGCTCCCCGCTACAGGCCGTTGCCATCATGGACAACTTGTCCGGTGGTCACCTGCACCCGGACTATATGGAACAGTTTCGTCTTGCTTTGGGGAAATTTCCAGTCGGCAGTCTGGTGCGCCTGGTCAGCAATGAGATCGGTCTGATCGTTGATATGGATGCCCTCAACCTCGACAAGAGTACCATCCGTATCATCCGCGACCACCAAGGAAATGAGGTGGAAACGCCTTACGACCTGCAACTGGAAAAAAGCAATGAAGCCATTGCCGGTGAAGTTGATCCGCTGCGCCTCAACATCGACATTACCACTCTGATGTAA
- the coaE gene encoding dephospho-CoA kinase (Dephospho-CoA kinase (CoaE) performs the final step in coenzyme A biosynthesis.) translates to MILGVTGGIASGKSTVVALLADLGAQVVSADQLSRDLVEPGQPALAALVRRFGETILNPDGTLDRKGLGSLVFADSEARRDLEAILHPAIAELSRRCLHQAAQQVGSDGLVVYEAPLLYEAGAEDRVDRVLTVTVAEEVQLQRLMARDQCDAVAAQQRIDAQMPQEEKARRADYVLDNSADFPALKSKVHQLFYQLCPHAAQL, encoded by the coding sequence ATGATTTTAGGAGTGACCGGAGGAATCGCCAGCGGTAAAAGTACTGTTGTTGCTTTATTGGCTGATCTGGGAGCCCAGGTGGTCAGTGCTGACCAGTTGTCACGAGATTTGGTGGAACCAGGGCAACCCGCGCTGGCCGCACTGGTTAGGCGGTTTGGGGAAACGATTCTTAACCCGGATGGAACCCTGGATCGTAAAGGTCTCGGAAGTCTGGTGTTTGCCGATTCCGAGGCACGGCGTGATCTCGAAGCGATTCTTCATCCGGCGATTGCCGAGCTTTCCAGGCGTTGTCTTCACCAGGCTGCGCAACAGGTGGGGTCGGATGGCCTGGTGGTTTATGAAGCGCCATTGCTCTACGAGGCGGGTGCCGAAGATCGGGTGGATCGGGTTCTGACGGTGACGGTGGCTGAGGAGGTGCAACTGCAGCGGCTGATGGCGCGTGATCAGTGTGATGCGGTTGCCGCCCAGCAACGGATTGACGCCCAGATGCCGCAAGAGGAAAAAGCGCGCCGTGCCGATTATGTCCTTGATAATTCGGCGGATTTTCCTGCCTTGAAAAGCAAAGTGCATCAACTGTTTTATCAGCTCTGTCCTCACGCTGCGCAGCTCTGA
- a CDS encoding radical SAM protein gives MTEKISPLGEVLKVTGRLLRSGRVPGQLIIQYTDRCNATCPQCGMRVTNDFARTTLAEQRVAEMIRHAADHGVAALSFTGGEPFMCLDEVCRLASVAGAHKIPYIRTGTNGYLFRGAENADFSDRMKTLADKLAATPLRNIWVSIDSADVATHEQMRGLPGVIKGVEKALPIFAERGLYLSANLGINRNFAGRDKDRDHLDYPFFRAGFDRFYRFVTELGFTIANVCYPMHGDDESDQAVYAATATDRVVSFTYEEKLNLFQALSDAIPGHRQNIRIFTPRCSLHALLQQYRGREELTTPCRGGIDYFFVDSQSGHSYPCGYRGDEDLGRFEEMTPPSCSAAQECRRCDWECFRDPTELFSPLLDLRLAPGRLMQRLWKDRTFYRLWREDLRYYRACGFFDGRRNLDHEKLRPWRNPVLP, from the coding sequence ATGACTGAAAAGATTTCTCCGCTGGGCGAGGTCCTTAAAGTCACCGGCCGCCTGCTGCGTTCCGGACGGGTGCCCGGTCAGTTGATCATTCAATACACTGATCGTTGTAACGCCACCTGTCCGCAGTGCGGCATGCGGGTGACCAACGATTTTGCGCGTACCACTCTGGCCGAACAGCGTGTGGCTGAGATGATTCGTCATGCCGCTGATCACGGCGTTGCCGCGCTGTCTTTTACCGGCGGCGAACCGTTTATGTGTCTGGATGAAGTCTGCCGTCTGGCAAGCGTGGCCGGCGCACATAAGATTCCCTATATTCGAACCGGCACCAACGGCTACCTGTTTCGCGGTGCCGAGAATGCGGATTTTAGCGATCGTATGAAGACGCTGGCCGATAAATTGGCCGCTACCCCATTGCGTAATATCTGGGTGAGTATCGACTCCGCCGATGTCGCAACCCACGAGCAGATGCGTGGGTTGCCCGGCGTAATCAAAGGGGTGGAAAAGGCCCTGCCGATCTTTGCCGAGCGGGGGCTGTATCTGTCGGCCAACCTCGGCATCAACCGTAACTTTGCCGGGCGTGATAAAGATCGGGATCATCTCGACTATCCGTTCTTTCGTGCCGGGTTTGATCGCTTTTACCGCTTTGTGACGGAGCTTGGTTTTACCATTGCCAATGTGTGTTATCCGATGCATGGTGACGATGAGTCCGATCAGGCCGTCTATGCGGCCACAGCCACGGATCGGGTGGTGAGTTTTACCTACGAAGAGAAGCTCAACCTGTTTCAAGCTTTGTCTGATGCCATTCCCGGCCATCGGCAGAACATCCGTATTTTTACCCCACGTTGCAGTCTGCATGCCCTGTTGCAACAGTATCGTGGCCGTGAGGAGCTGACGACACCCTGCCGTGGTGGCATTGATTACTTCTTTGTTGACAGCCAGAGCGGGCACAGCTACCCGTGCGGCTACCGTGGCGATGAGGATCTGGGGCGCTTTGAAGAGATGACCCCACCGTCCTGTTCTGCAGCTCAAGAGTGCCGCCGTTGCGACTGGGAATGCTTTCGCGACCCGACCGAGCTGTTTTCACCGCTGCTCGATCTGCGCCTGGCCCCGGGTCGTCTGATGCAGCGGCTATGGAAAGATCGCACCTTTTACCGCCTGTGGCGTGAAGACCTGCGTTACTATCGCGCCTGCGGTTTTTTTGATGGCCGCCGCAATCTTGATCATGAAAAGTTGCGCCCGTGGCGTAACCCGGTGTTGCCTTAG
- a CDS encoding HEAT repeat-containing protein, protein MEGFTDNALEQALIGWAKLLKNVSYYPDGHPALNTAIHQSVDLLRTVLARNDAPLVLTVKRRQFLIDNHPLISNNPLPPDVANRLFAHKIKTLTFLPDLVDRHLLSLCRIITSEPATVVIEGGVQELLERQQVTTIWTNELDLGAINKRREALEQKHNGASPGKEESSPEQNGQPGQLLESSEASLQQVLDKLQEILLAPAKDKEMPFLHALRQLTQSLQRLMGEGHHQQALQILKQLDVWIQSPQTDARYVRVLRQAVASLIGHPLVDLLIDNAKTRQEQHFVTRIIMDLPAEQVGSLLIQRLSEELDNKLRRFLSQLLVAMGAKVFPLLIDSLSDERWFVTRNAITILSESRDPELTEQFIPYLDHPDGRVAKEAIRALARIKTEQASQALIAKLESKDYEFPNQIILALGAQADPAAVPPLVKIARQRDPFLNQKNQVRDAILALSEIASPDCSQALIDLVERGKLVKRKEYNEIRCQAAAAMGNLSDPESLAALQRASDSSNQKLASTARQALRQRSES, encoded by the coding sequence ATGGAAGGATTTACTGATAACGCGTTGGAGCAAGCGTTGATTGGCTGGGCCAAGTTGTTGAAAAATGTCAGCTACTACCCTGACGGCCATCCAGCACTCAACACGGCAATCCACCAGTCAGTGGATCTGCTTCGCACCGTGCTGGCTCGCAACGACGCGCCTCTGGTTCTGACCGTCAAGCGCCGCCAGTTCCTCATCGACAACCACCCGTTGATCAGTAACAACCCGCTGCCCCCCGATGTGGCCAATCGGCTGTTTGCTCATAAAATCAAGACTCTGACTTTTTTGCCGGACCTGGTTGACCGTCACCTGTTAAGCCTGTGCCGCATCATCACTAGTGAACCGGCCACGGTCGTTATCGAAGGAGGGGTTCAAGAACTTCTCGAGCGACAGCAGGTAACAACGATCTGGACCAATGAACTTGATTTAGGTGCGATCAATAAACGACGTGAAGCACTGGAACAGAAGCATAATGGTGCCAGCCCAGGCAAAGAAGAATCCTCGCCGGAACAAAATGGGCAGCCTGGACAACTTCTGGAGTCTTCAGAGGCCTCTCTGCAGCAAGTTCTCGATAAATTGCAGGAAATTCTTCTGGCTCCAGCCAAAGATAAGGAGATGCCGTTTCTCCATGCCTTACGCCAGCTCACTCAGTCACTGCAGCGTCTGATGGGAGAGGGACACCACCAGCAAGCTCTGCAGATTCTCAAACAGTTGGACGTGTGGATTCAAAGCCCACAGACCGATGCCCGCTACGTGCGGGTTCTAAGGCAGGCGGTCGCGTCTCTGATTGGCCACCCGCTGGTGGATCTGTTGATTGATAACGCCAAGACCCGCCAGGAACAACACTTCGTAACGCGCATTATCATGGACCTTCCCGCAGAGCAGGTTGGTTCTTTGTTGATCCAGCGTCTAAGTGAAGAGCTGGACAACAAATTACGCAGATTCCTGAGTCAATTACTGGTTGCCATGGGTGCCAAGGTTTTCCCACTGCTGATCGACAGCTTGTCCGACGAACGCTGGTTTGTCACCCGTAACGCCATCACCATTCTCAGTGAAAGCCGCGATCCGGAACTGACAGAACAATTCATTCCCTACCTCGACCATCCCGATGGTCGCGTCGCCAAGGAAGCGATCCGTGCTTTGGCCCGCATCAAAACCGAACAAGCCAGCCAGGCTCTCATCGCCAAACTGGAAAGCAAAGACTACGAGTTTCCCAATCAGATCATTCTCGCTCTGGGGGCTCAGGCAGACCCGGCGGCAGTACCACCGCTGGTAAAAATTGCCCGCCAACGCGACCCCTTCCTCAACCAGAAGAACCAGGTGCGCGATGCCATCCTCGCCCTGAGCGAGATCGCCTCACCAGACTGCAGTCAGGCCCTCATTGACTTGGTTGAACGCGGCAAACTGGTAAAACGCAAAGAGTACAACGAAATTCGCTGTCAGGCCGCTGCGGCCATGGGCAACCTGTCCGATCCGGAAAGCCTCGCGGCTCTGCAACGCGCCAGCGACTCCTCGAATCAAAAACTGGCGTCCACGGCCCGTCAGGCCCTGCGCCAACGATCGGAATCCTGA